A single genomic interval of Zingiber officinale cultivar Zhangliang chromosome 4A, Zo_v1.1, whole genome shotgun sequence harbors:
- the LOC121969335 gene encoding SUN domain-containing protein 1-like, producing the protein MSASTAGAAAASPVSNDSTSLSLDTNSKPNTRRRTMAVVEKRLTTDGLTEGVNRALSGKDLSHTIKGESVIERTKDYSKLKKGMIASATISPRHRRVVQKPEKAKWQTVLSVLTKNCLLLASLLWLGQTIWRWAYNTSDNANSPFVALEFERKISEVETSLKKTAKMLQVQLDVVDKKIGSEIGMVTKELVKQIEIKGAFLGQELKKLESKTDSLDKSLGELKEMGLISREEFEKLINDLKNSENVDDGSKILDLDQIRVIARDIVQKEIEKHAADGLGRVDYALASGGAKVVRHSTPYSKGTNWRSSVMGHNGDHANSHKMLAPSFGEPGQCFSLLGSSGFVEIKLRTEIIPEAVTLEHVAKSVAYDRSSAPKDCRISTWLESSDVGLSSNARHVVTLTEFSYDLEKSNAQTFNIEATNSGVINMVRFDFTSNHGNTSHTCIYRLRVHGHEPIFTS; encoded by the exons ATGTCTGCTTCCACTGCCGGAGCGGCTGCAGCATCGCCAGTTTCTAACGACAGTACCTCTCTGAGTTTAGACACAAATAGCAAACCAAATACACGGAGGAGAACAATGGCAGTTGTGGAGAAGAGATTAACCACTGATGGTCTTACTGAAGGAGTAAATAGAGCTTTGAGTGGGAAGGATTTGAGCCATACAATAAAAGGAGAATCTGTGATTGAGAGAACGAAAGACTATTCCAAGTTGAAGAAAGGGATGATTGCTTCAGCCACAATTTCTCCACGACATAGAAGAGTTGTACAGAAGCCTGAAAAGGCCAAGTGGCAGACTGTTCTGAGTGTTCTTACCAAGAATTGTTTGCTTCTTGCTTCACTTTTGTGGTTGGGACAGACTATTTGGAGATGGGCTTACAACACTAGCGATAATGCTAACTCTCCTTTTGTTGCTTTGGagtttgaaagaaaaatttcaGAAGTGGAGACATCTTTAAAGAAGACTGCCAAGATGTTACAAGTCCAGTTAGATGTAGTCGACAAGAAAATTGGGAGTGAGATTGGAATGGTGACCAAAGAACTTGTTAAGCAAATTGAAATCAAAGGAGCATTCCTTGGTCAGGAACTCAAAAAGTTGGAATCTAAAACTGATTCTTTGGACAAGTCTTTGGGTGAGTTGAAAGAAATGGGTCTCATTTCAAGAGAAGAATTCGAGAAACTCATCAATGATTTAAAGAACAGTGAGAATGTAGATGATGGAAGTAAAATCCTTGATTTGGATCAAATTAGGGTTATCGCAAGGGACATTGTTCAGAAAGAGATAGAAAAGCATGCAGCTGATGGGCTCGGAAGAGTTGATTATGCTTTGGCGTCTGGTGGGGCTAAGGTGGTTAGGCACTCAACACCCTACAGTAAAGGTACCAATTGGCGTTCTAGTGTTATGGGGCATAATGGAGATCATGCTAATTCACATAAGATGTTGGCTCCAAGCTTTGGAGAACCTGGACAGTGTTTTTCTTTGCTAGGAAGCAGTGGATTTGTTGAGATTAAGCTAAGAACAGAGATAATTCCTGAGGCAGTCACTTTGGAGCATGTTGCAAAG AGTGTGGCCTACGACAGGTCAAGTGCCCCAAAAGATTGTCGAATATCTACTTGGCTTGAATCGTCCGATGTTGGACTATCTAGTAACGCCAGGCACGTTGTCACCTTAACTGAGTTCTCCTATGACCTAGAGAAGAGCAATGCACAAACCTTCAACATCGAGGCAACCAACTCGGGCGTGATTAACATGGTTCGATTTGACTTCACCTCCAACCATGGGAACACGAGTCATACATGCATCTACCGGTTGAGAGTGCACGGTCATGAGCCCATCTTCACCTCTTAG